In the genome of Daucus carota subsp. sativus chromosome 9, DH1 v3.0, whole genome shotgun sequence, the window GTTTTCTTGTCGAGGACATTGGGGCTGAGCGAACTTTATGCTCCAAACGACTGAACCTCCTAAAATTTTTGTGTTTACATTTACACATTCGAGACCGAAATAATTATGGCTCCATTTTCATTTACGTGAAACTTTTGAGACCATTCTCTACGTCGCATTTTCTGATCCATCCGTCCCCATGGCCCCGAATTATACGAGATTGCTCACCTAGTGTTTGAAGCTTCGAGTACACTGCTAATAACTCGTACTAATTAGTGACAATCATTGTGATTTGAGGACAAGGTGTCCATTCGGAGAAGCGTGTGGAATGATATAAAACAAAACATTCGGGGGTCCTGCTGACTTGGACTTATAACTTGAATGCCTTGCATACACACTTGATCACTTATCAACTCGTGCTTGCATTCACATGTACTTTTTTAGTCCAGAGATCTTTAGTTGAGATTCTATGATGCACAGACTGTTGGATGATCTTAAAATAAGTATTTCTtctataaaacaaataaatggagtaaaagttagaagaattaagatttataagtgattgaAATGTTTGGAAAAGGAGTAGATTCTATGAAGAAAAGTTAGTATTTGCAATTTCTTATACGTATGAACAatacttctaacttataaacataGAAGTCGGGTGTCAAACTCCATGACAAGATAAGAGTGGAATTCAGCTCACATACATTTCTATtctgattataaaattttattatataaatcttTAGAATAATATGTGTTTAAATAACTCTTGGCATGTGCGTGTGTAAtcaattagcaaaaagaaaatatatttaaataaaatttgcttAATAAACTCCCAAATATATCTTTGCCCGACTATGCACGCTCTACGACTATGTACACTCCGAGagaaataacaataatatcaaatcacataaaaatatattttgcatgattatttaaaaattttgaaccgTAAAATCATAAATTCATGAATTTAAGTTCAGGTATCTCGACTTTAGGCCGATGAAATTTATCAGTTGAAGGATTGTTTGCATTATTATTACAAGAGATTGGGAGCAGTGTGTGAaaatgactctagcaaacatgAAAATTCTCAAATCAAACCAGTACTGTTCCTTGACTAAGTGTGAATCTTGTTATTTATTGATTATAGGGGCTTGCTTTCCGTCTGGGGTAGTCTGAAGTGGACACTTATGTCCAACACATAATAATGACAAAATTTTAATTGCCCTTAGTGAACCCCAAGGTTTGATTTCTGAGTGTATATACGTAATTTGTAggtttatatgttctttttttactttttgattCCGTTTAAATTAATctagaaatttaaaatatttgttcgaagaattttgaattattaataatttattgatattaataatataataaaaaaataaaaaaaaattgttgttaaacatTTTCTTAATTTTCCTTCCATAAATTTCTACATCATATAATTCTATGAGACATGTATTACttataattaatttcaaaagtctattaatatttttatatttagaaaattacatgaAGTTATTGGCACTGCTAATAGCTCTAGATCTCAATTTCAGTATGTTTCATGTTATTCAACATTTGCACGGGAATGCTGTATGCCTACCTGCATTGCTGGTTATGCTTGCATTTGCTTTTATCATTTCTTTGtcattctacttttttttttataaaattttcatttcattccgtCCTCCATCCCATTCGGCCCTCCCGGACCGTATGAAACTGTACGGGGACTTCCTACACTTTGTGTCAAAGAACTGTAACTACCCATCTTCTGGGGATGAAAATAGCTAATAGCTATGCACATTTTTTGCTAGACCAAAACAAGAGTGTCACTGACTCGACTTTCTCATATTTCACAAATTTACAGCTGATATGGAAAGTAAGGAAAAGGAAAAAAGTCTAACGCGGCATCTCCAGTAGTGCTTGTTCTGAAACATAAGCTAATCCCTGCATCAGCCTGACAATTTCCATGGTATCATCAAGATAGTACTTGGCCTTGCTGGGTTTTTTACCGACAGTGCATTCAAATACTTCGGTCTTTGACGCTATCGTTTCACCTGCAATGGAACTGGTTATAACCTCGAACATATCTTCATCTGATCTGTCATCTCCTATGCACAGAACAAAATCTGGTATCATCCCTCTCTCTTGCATAGCAGATAGTAGGCGTTTTGCTACTAGCCCCTTGCTTACGCCCTGTACATTAAAAGCAGTCATTAGTCCAAGCAATTGCTCATCAGCTCAAACTTGGAATctgtaaaaattatttaacgGATCTCCTCCTTATAATATATAGCGTTTGACCTCTACTTACCAAAAATAGACTGGTATGTACTAAAACTATATACCAGGAGGGTAATTTCATGAGACTAAAGCTCACAAGAAATAGCGACTACAAATATTAATCACCAGAAGTGAGAGCCACAGACTAACTTCCAGCAGGCTTGGTCTAATTTCAATATTCATACTATGGCTTTGAATCTAATTCACATTGATTCATAAGGTGCACATAATAGTACTTGATGATGACAGAATTTAAGTTCATTAGCAATTACTAAAATTCAATAGAACTATGGATCTTTATACAAAGGGTCAGTAATCACTCAAAAGAGAGACATCGCAGATAATATTTGAGAAGTTCAATCCATTAAACCCTAAACTTCTTCAGTTCTGTGAATCTGCTTACGATTATAATATGATCACCATTATCAAGCATGAAGTCAATATAAGTTTTCGACGAAAATTAGTTCCAACACGAGAATTATCTAAATTTAACTCAGTACACAAAAGCATATCATAAGAAGCTCAAATCAGTACAATCACAAGATAGTAGTCTTGGTCCAATAAAAGACTTATAGAAGTCGAGTAGAATTCAGGAACGCTTTACAgctattttttcaatatttctcttgtttttttcGAAGAACCAAATAGAATATAACTAACTCTGTTTAGTAGTATATTTTCTACTACTAGAACCATTAGAATTAAGACAAACATATTAGCTAATCATGACAGACTAATTTATAGGCACAGGGGTGTGTCAACTGCTACAAAAGCCCAACTTCAATATCCAAAAACGTAGTTCTAAAGATGCTTTGTTTAGTGATACAGCTATATCTGCTGCAATGGACAAATTGCACTCAATGCACCAAAAGGAGTTTCACTCTGGTGCAACACAGTTTCCATATTTGACAGACTAAACAAGATCATGCACATCTACCAAATAAATGCCTAAACATTAGTAGCAAGGGCAAGGAGTACCCAGTTTTCCACAAGCATTATTAACAACGATTTTGGTAATTTATCTGAACATGACCTGCATTCTGAATTTGGAACGAAGGGAATATGTTGCAGAGATATTTCAGATGATGCAAATATTAATGTTAATGTAATAAAGATAATTACCTGCGGCTTAACCTCACATGACCTAAATTCTGAATTTGGAACAACAGGCATATATTGCAGAGATATTTCAGATGATGCTATATTAATATTACCGTAAGAAAGATAAATTACCATCTTATCAAGACAACATAGTAGCAAATGTGACAACTTGCACGCCATCTGATCATGACAGACTAATCTCTATGCATGGTGATTTGTCAACTGCTACAAAAACCCAAACTAAATATCCAAACCCTAGTTCCGGAGGTGCTTTGTTTATTTATACAGCTATATTTGCCACATTAGATAAATTGCTCTCAACGCAGATTTTTGACTTTGAAGCAACACAGTTTCCATAAGTGGCAAACTAAACAAGATCATGCGCAATCTACTAATAGATGCCTAAGAATTAGTAGTGATGGCTGAGGAGTACCCAATTTCCCATAagcattattatttattaacaacGATCTTAGGTAAATTAACTGACCATGACCTACATTCTAAAATTGGGAATGACGGGCATATATTTTGCAGAGATATTTCAGATGATGCAATATAATTATTACCGCCGGAAAGAAAATTACCTGGGGCTTAACCTCCACAACATTCTGCCCGCTTTTGACCGTCACTGGTTCATTGGCCAGTACGCTTTCAAGATGATCAAGTAGTTCTTTAGCTTGACAAGAACCAAAATCAGGATCTGCATCCTCATAACACCAGACTGCTGCAGTTTCCTTGTCTTCAATTGTTGATCCATCAGTTGTCTCAGTGTACAGCTTCATGACAGGTTCTGCTATCTgcttccaactacaatctactACCGGTGCACATGTTTCCCATTCGGCATGTTTGTTTAGTCTGCAAagaaacataatttttatttcagaGTTGATCTGATTTGTCCAACTAATAAATTCTTAAGCTTCAAAAGCTATTGAATAACTAAAACAATGCAATCAACTTGTGCAATGCATACCTAAAGAAGAAACCATGTTCAGCTCCAATGCCCAAATTCTCACATTCAGAGAACCATTCACTTAAAGTATTTCGACTTCTAGCACTGACAATAAAGACCATATTGTTTTTATCCCTGCACAAATTGTTCAGGACTTCTATGGTTCTAGAGGTTGGGCTCTTGTCAATTGCACACTGAGGCATCAATGTGCCGTCATAATCCAAAAGGATTGCTCGAGTTGTAGTCCTCTTATAAGCTGAAACAATGTGCTCCATTGAGAGCTTTCTAAAATTTGGATCAAGTGCTACAACCCTGAAACTTAACCCAAATCCAATGCCCCAGCATCTTCGTCCCACATGATCTTTACACGTCCTCTCCAAATCTTGCAAGAAACTACGAGCCCAATACCCAACATCATGGGTGCTTACATATCTATAATGTTTCTCATGTCGTAGTTGTTTCTCTGGCTCTGCCATTTCCAAGGCACAATCCATAGCCTCTGCAACAATATCAATATTCCACGGGTTCACTCGAATAGCTCCACTTAAAGAAGGAGAGCACCCAATGAACTCTGACACTACCAGCATACTCTTTTTCAGAGTGTTAGAGGTCAGGCCAAGCACCTGGTCGAGCCTCTCATTCCCTTGGCGGCTAATTATGTACTCATATGGTATGAGATTCATTCCATCCCTTACTGCTGTAACCAAACAACACTCGGCAGCCACATAATACGCTATTCTCTCGCAAAATTTTAAAGGCTGATCAATTAAGATGACTGGCTCATATCCTGGTTTTCCAAATGTTTCATTGATTCTCTTTACTGTGGAATCAGTCTCGGCCTGAACTTCCTTCACATCTTTTCCACGACCTCTAGCTGGTAGTGCTATTTGAACCAAAACAGCCTTTCCCTGCCACTCTGGATGTTGAATAAGCAACTGTTCCATGGCCAACAACTTCAGGCTAATGCCCTTAAAAATGTCCATATCATCTACCCCAAGCAACATGATCTTACCTTGATCACGAAACTGTGTCATAAGATCAGCAACCTTTGCTTCAGTCTCTGGAAGGCTCAAAACAGATTGAAGTTGAGACATGTGAATACCAACAGGAAGTATCTTGATGCTAACAGTTCGGCCATAATACTCTAGGCCAATATAACCTCTCTTAGATTCATAAGATAGACCAAGCATGCGACTACAACACGAGAGAAAATGACGAGCATAATCAAATGTATGAAAACCAATCAGATCAGCATTCAATAATGCTCGGAGGAGTTCCTCTCTGATTGGTAAAGTCTTATAGATCTCTGATGATGGAAATGGACTATGAAGGAAAAACCCAAGTTTCACCCGGTTAAATCTCTTTCTCAGAAAGGTGGGCAATACCATGAGATGGTAGTCATGAATCCACACAAAATCATCTTCAGGATTAATCACCTCCATAATCCTATCTGCAAATATCTTATTAACTGAAACATAAGCCTGCCAAAGTGAGCGATTAAATCTACCACCAAGATCCGGTGATAAAGGTAACATGTAATGAAACAACGGCCACAACTGCTGCTTACAGAACCCATGGTAATATCTACTATAGAGATCAGGGGGTAGAAAGGTGGACACACAATTAAACGTCTCCAGGAGGATTTGAGAGGCCTCGTCCTGCTCATTTGGGGGGATTTCTTCTTTAAGTGTTCCCACATAAAAAACTTCAATATCATCATCACCCAACCCCTCTTTCAGCTGGAGGAGAAGTGAGGTCTCATCCCAACTAAAAGTCCAACCATTGCTACCATCTGTTTTACGTTGGGCCTTAATAGGCAGCTGATTAGCTACAATTATTAGTCTATCTGATTGAGCAACCGAAGATATATCATCAGAGCACACACTCTCAGATGGGTCACCATCAAGATCAGAGATTATGCCAGGAACAGTCATAACTCTTGGAATTCTCCGACTCATTCGCCCTAAAGATGGTGATGGACCCTCACCCGAGGCAAGCTCCAAGAGGTTTGAGTATGATCTTGACACCATTTTCACTCCTCAATCCCTCCCAAAACAAAATTTGCTTGCAAACTTAAAAACCACCACTTCCCCACAAAATCAAACAAAGATCACAAACCCAACAATAACCACTCCATACCAGGATCTCTCCATCTTCCAAGTTAGTGAGTACTAATCAAAAccctaaaacaaaaaatatagataaagaTCATCAATAATTACAAGCCAAAACAAACCAAAAGTTATAAGATCCGGGTCAATCTTAACTTTGACAATAACAACATAAGTGTGGATAATACATGATGCTCCAGTCAGATAAATAGATAAAGACAGGAAATGAATAGATTCATAACatcatataattatacatatactGTAGGCCTGTAGCAAACCACAAAATGACACTGATTGATTGTGAACATAGATAAAGATAAAGATAACTAAAACAATTAACCCTCATCAAGAAAGTAAAGATCTAACAAAAAGCTAGCATTTTTTTCatccaataaaaataaaaaataataacaaattcaAGAAATTCAAGAAAAGTTGAAGATCAATTACCAGAGCTTGAATAATTGAAGCCCAGAAAGTAAAATCACCCAAAAAGAGCTCCTGAGATTTATCTTTATGAACAGCTAAAGCTTGCTCAAGCaacttatatatacacacagataTACACACAAGTTACATAAATAAATGAACACTAGCACAGTGCACAGTGTAACATAACTGTTAAATACACCAATTAATGTTTTTACAGTTATAGATAAAGTAGTAAGAATTAGTGG includes:
- the LOC108202604 gene encoding alpha,alpha-trehalose-phosphate synthase [UDP-forming] 6, translated to MVSRSYSNLLELASGEGPSPSLGRMSRRIPRVMTVPGIISDLDGDPSESVCSDDISSVAQSDRLIIVANQLPIKAQRKTDGSNGWTFSWDETSLLLQLKEGLGDDDIEVFYVGTLKEEIPPNEQDEASQILLETFNCVSTFLPPDLYSRYYHGFCKQQLWPLFHYMLPLSPDLGGRFNRSLWQAYVSVNKIFADRIMEVINPEDDFVWIHDYHLMVLPTFLRKRFNRVKLGFFLHSPFPSSEIYKTLPIREELLRALLNADLIGFHTFDYARHFLSCCSRMLGLSYESKRGYIGLEYYGRTVSIKILPVGIHMSQLQSVLSLPETEAKVADLMTQFRDQGKIMLLGVDDMDIFKGISLKLLAMEQLLIQHPEWQGKAVLVQIALPARGRGKDVKEVQAETDSTVKRINETFGKPGYEPVILIDQPLKFCERIAYYVAAECCLVTAVRDGMNLIPYEYIISRQGNERLDQVLGLTSNTLKKSMLVVSEFIGCSPSLSGAIRVNPWNIDIVAEAMDCALEMAEPEKQLRHEKHYRYVSTHDVGYWARSFLQDLERTCKDHVGRRCWGIGFGLSFRVVALDPNFRKLSMEHIVSAYKRTTTRAILLDYDGTLMPQCAIDKSPTSRTIEVLNNLCRDKNNMVFIVSARSRNTLSEWFSECENLGIGAEHGFFFRLNKHAEWETCAPVVDCSWKQIAEPVMKLYTETTDGSTIEDKETAAVWCYEDADPDFGSCQAKELLDHLESVLANEPVTVKSGQNVVEVKPQGVSKGLVAKRLLSAMQERGMIPDFVLCIGDDRSDEDMFEVITSSIAGETIASKTEVFECTVGKKPSKAKYYLDDTMEIVRLMQGLAYVSEQALLEMPR